The region TTTAatgcaatatattttaaaatctttGAATGGAATATGGCATTGGAATATGACTCTTATTCAgctattaacatttttatcctgGCTTCTCTGTCCGTATTCACTTGTAAATTTGCCCCAAAGCAGGCACTAAGTGCAAACATATTGGGCATATGGACTATTATATAAAGTGTTTTGGTTCTATTGATTCTACTTTTGTTAAGATTgcttttaattaattaaatatcTTTATACAGCTACTAGCTCAGTGCTTGCTGCTCTGTGTTTCTGGAAAGATAGTTGCTACAAAAATCAAAACATTTGATTTTGAAAATTAGTAGCTCAACTGGGAGGCTGAGGTCCTCACTGAGGCCTACATACGACGATgcaaaaaataaatttgaaaacaaataACTGTTCTTGTTTCTAAATATTTATATGTTATGTGATAACTGTCACAGTCAGAAGTACATTAAATAATGGCTGCTGACAAGGAAACCAAAACTTAAACCTTTCTGGGgcaattaaggaaattaaaatggAGGTGGATTCCTTTATAGCACCATTTCTTTATTTCAAGAGTGACTAGGAAAGGACATCCTTTTTGGAAAATACAACACTGCTATAGATAGGGCTTGATTTCTGGCAGAATAGCCTGGAATTCAGTTCTGCAAAGCAGTCATTCTGCTCCCTAATACAGCACCTCTTCTCCTATTGCTTCTGCCCATGGTCCGCCCGCCTCCCCTCTGGCTCTACAGCTCCATTTTCTTTTTATCTACCAATTAAGTTCTGACTAGGAATTGGGACTTCTAAGATGCAAGACTGTAGAAACAATTAGACACTTTTGGACTTTCCAGATGGGATAAAATGTGATGTGCTTTTTATAGGGACAGCAATAGTAAAGATGCTGGAAATTATACTTATGAAGTATGCCGAGACTGAAAAAGTGAATAGAGTAGACAAAGTTCTGCAAAAAAAATTAACTGCAAGCATTGCAAAAGGTTGGAAACATACTTCTTGCTGATACTAAAACGTTGTAGCAAACATTGTACAGTATGGTAGCAGTGTTCCTACTGTTTTGTTCTAACTGTATACAAAGCAAAACATTCTTGAGAATTTAAGAAAAACAATCACAAAATAAAACTTAAGCTCCAATTCTATAGGAGCAAATCCCAACATCATGAacattaattatatatatatataatcaacgCTGATTTAAGATTGGATTCCTTAAAAGTAGTGTCCATCACTTTATGTAAGAAGTAACCTCTTTTACTACATACATTTTAAAGAAAGTCCAAAACTCACCAAGTTGGAACTTTGAGTAATAACTTGTCATATGTTGCTCACTGCCAGTTTGCCTCTTAGGTCTTTTTGCAACTTTCATATCAATCTCCAGAGGCACTCCAggtctttttttcccattttttttattaagaacTTTGGAAACAGACGTAGAGCTGTGCTCAGATTTTATAAACATGCTGGATTTGTTCTTTTTCATTTGTTCATCCAACCATTTTGTGGAAGATTTATGTTTTCTATTATTCACTGTTTCATTATGATGGCTTTCTGCTCCATTATCTGTccttatttcctttcctcctttaaaTACATTTTCCCGAGCAGAATGAGATCTTAATGCACAACTTCTTTCATTATATGCCTGACAATTATTGCCAAATTCACTAGATTCAGGAGCAGGAAGAGCTGTATTTAAATTCCATGAACTTTTTTTTCCAACATGATTGATCTTCTTCAAACACACCCTACAATCTTTAAAAGTTTCTGGATTGCATGTGCTTTGACAAAAAATTTTGCTTTGATCCTGTGTTTTTTGCAGCTTCCATTTACTATTTATTTCATTTTCCTCAATCAGTTTACTGGCATGTGTCCTTaaagctgataattgaaaaacaCCCATGATTTCAGTTTCAGCAGATAACATTGGTTGTTCGGTTTCACTTGTACTGTGTTCCTGAAATCTGGGCACAATATCATTCACCTTCTTTAAAACATGACCATATTTGTAGTTTACATTGCTATGCTGAGATGTCCTTTCAACTAACTGATTGCACAACTTGTGCTGTAGTCTCAACTTTTCCTGCTTTAATCTGATAAATTTAGTTCTTATGCCAACTAATGTACTTTTAAGGTTGAAACACTGTGGTCTGACAACCCCATGCAACATTTGCAATTTTTCTGAAGATTGTGAAGAAGATAGTGCAAATTTCTTTAAGTGCTTGCTGAATGGGCTTAAGTTAAGATCAGAATGTTTGGCTTTTGCTTTACTTCTTGAACTAATTACATCCAAAGGGTTTCGGGCATTTGCTTTCCTTACCATTGAGAGGGACTTGGTTTCTGTAGTTTCCATAAACCAAGAACAAAGTTCATTCATATCACACTTTTTCTGAAAAAGCATTTTCACTGGAGATATTTTAAATTCTAGAAGACAGGTCCTTAAAGGGTTTGATATTTCCAATTTGCAGTCTGGCTCATCATTGCTTCCTTTGCCATAAAGATAACATTTAGGCTCATGTCCATCAACTTGCAACCAAGTATTTGCAATCTTCTCAAATCTACTGTCTAGATCCTCTAACAAAGAATCATTTGATACAGTATTTGCCCACCACCTAAGAGAAGTATCTGATGGAAAAATGGGATCAGACGACacttcaaaaatggaattacatcTTTCCTCACAATCTTTTTTGGCATTCCTAGCATCTAAAATGTGTTTTAATGGTGTGCTCATGGTTACCTGTTTAGTGTTATCTTTTTGATCTTTAgctttgtttaaacataatttgTATGACTTGTGTAATAAGGCAGGTTTGCAAGCAAACATGTTTACAGATTCCAGTGAATGTGAAAAAGGCAGTGAAGATTCTCTCTttctaacagaatacctcaaatGAGCGGCATCCATTTTGGTTCCCATAGAAGGAAAGTCTAAGCGATCTTGGCTACAGTTATCTTGCATAGTACTCAGATTACTGCACTGCTGAAAATCATGCTTGGATATAGTTTTTTCTAAGGTACTCTCTTGAGTGAAAGGTTTCAAGCAGCTGTTCATACTTACTTTTCTTCCTTGAGGTGAAACACTATTAACAGTCACAGATATACCAGAGATTTTAATTTTTGCCGGTCGACCGGGCTTTCTTCCAGGCTTTTTACTTGGATGAATTATATTGCTGCCAGAGAAGTGTAGAACAGGTTTGTCTTTGATCGGTCTAACATACTCATAGCTAGACTTCAAAAACTCATGATTTGCTACAGTATTTAATTCATCCaaaattttgtttccattatttttCAAATCTGCACATACATTTAAAACATGCACATTATTGACTGGTTTAGCTATCCACATATCTTCAGAAACATGTCTTTGGATTCTTCTTGATCTTCCAAACACAACAGTTATTGTAAGATTATTTTTACTATATTCTTCCAATCCAGAAGAAGCAAATTCTGCACTTTTATCATTGCTGGACTCATCTCTGCTGTGAATGCTTTTATTTCCATTTATCTTAGCCTTAGGTGGTCTGCCAATTGGTCTTTTAGTCTGCTTCAGAACTTGAGGACCTATTTTTTTAGGTCTACCAGGCTTTCTCTTTGGCGTAGAATCATCCATATTGCTTAATCTGTCCACTGTCTTTTCTAAATTTTGTATGCAATACTTTTCTGTCTCATTCATGCTATAAGTATCTAAAatattgtttaaatttggttcctTTTCAGCAGAAATATTTTCATTGGAAATATCTAGACAAACATCATTGCAAACATCTTGAGAGCTTTCTTTTAGATTTTCTATTTTCTCAGTTTTATTTATCAGTGATTCTGAAGACTTTTCAAAAAAGCAGTCACTAGAATTTCCCTTAGAAGCCACACTTATAGAACTTAAAGTGTATCTCACACCTTCTTTACAGTTAATCTCTGAGACAAACATAAGCTTTATGGGACTATAATAACTAAATGGAGAATGTCCAACAGTTTcagactctctctttctctctttactAATAGGTACTAAATTGTTAGAATTCCAATCTGAAGGATTTATGGGACAATCATACTCTGGTTCGGTTACATCAAAAAGATTTGATGACACACCTTCAATTTTGTCTACATTGCTATGTGGCACATGAGACTTCAGCAATGAATTTGTGCCATGGCATAATTCTTTGTTAGTATTTTGCTTTATATTAGATTTAAGTACATTTTTCAGTTTACTATTTATTTTAAACCTTTGCATCAGTGCATGCTCAAGGGATGCCTTTTTTGGTAAGCGCAATGCATCTTCCAAGCGTTCTACGACAACTTGCAAACTTGTATTCCTTGCTATCTTACTCACATCTATATTCCCTGATCTTTCAACGTTGCCTTCCACAATTTTACTTTCTTCCAAGCTTCCAGAAGATAGTTTTGCTGTGGCAGATTTTTTAAACATGAAATCATTAGTTATACATACCGAATACCATCCAGGAGTAACATTATGTTTTGTTCTTCCCAAAATTTCACTGTAATCTACTGAGAATGCACTCTCATTTTCTCCCTGTTTTGCACTATCTAAACAGTTTTGTGTATTGTCTTGTTTGTTACCTATAGTTTCTCCTCCTGCAGTAGTTAAATTCAAGTAGTTAGGTACCACACGGTTGCAAGTTACCATATCAAAGTGGGGCTTAAAACTTTGCTGAGGTAGTTCTAGTAATTGTGTCTGACAAGCTACCCGATGCACTGATTTTTCTTGATTGTTTACATCCTGCATAGTTATGCTTTCAGACATATTACCTCTTGTTTTGTTGCTTGATTTTTGTGGAGTTGATTCATCACTGTTAATATACTTTGTTCTATTTCCTTTACAAGTTAACTTTTTTCTTACATAAGGGTCATCGAGACACACAAGTTGTCTTTTGATTTGTAATGACTGCCGTCGCATAAAAGATGAATCAGGAGAGATATGCATTGCAAGCAAAGTTTCCTGGCGTTTGCGAAATCTTGTTTGGATAGTTTTATTTTCTACACTTTTCTCATGTTGACTCAATAACTCCATGAAACTATAATCATTTGCTTTCGCATTTTGCACAAGAGATTTTATAAATTCTCCaaattttgaactgtttgctttCCTGTTTTCAATACTTGTGAATTTTCCAGAATTTGTTTCAATGTCCAATGTTTCTATTGATTTCAATTTTTCATTAATACGATCCATTAAATCTTGAAAAACAGAGGCACTTTCACTTTTCACAAAATTTTTTGAATTTACAGATTTATTGTTCTGGTCTGTTGATAGTGAAAATCCAATTAAATTACCTGACCTACCTTTCTTGCATATTTTAAGTCCCCGATTGCTGCATGCTACTGGCGAGAGAGATGGAGGCTGATTGTTTAATTCAAATTTGTTGGATTCAAAATCTCCATAGTCTGACATCAACTTTAAGTGTTCAATGTTATCAGTCCATTCAGGTGAtaatggtggtggtgatgggcTACGAGGTCTACCAGAGTCATTCATTCTGATTTCATTTTGTGAAGTTTTACCATGATGCATATTAAGATTTGGATTTTTGCAAACTTCTTTGTTTACCATTGGTTGGACAGAACACAGCGATACAGTCTGGCAAGATAAACAATGAACTTTCTTAACTGGTAGCAAAGGACTTGGCTTTAGACATTGCAAACGGCAACGCCTGGTATGCCTGTGTTCAACAGAACTGCACAACAGGCCACCCTTGTCTTCATGGAGGGATTTCTGTGATTCTAGAGAAACATATGACGTACAAATATTTAGTTCATGTGTTAAAAATATCAGCATatttaaaatctgttgtctgtgaTATGGGCACAATGAATCCAAAACCTTGTAAAGTACAGCTGTTCTTTCGtccaatttactgttttcatctgATTGAAGCATTATTTTGGCACAAATTGTTGAACTGgaactaaaaagaaaaacaaataaaattgttGTTAGAATATCAAGATATAGTTACCGTATTAATAGTTTTTAATCTGAACATTTAATTGCAATTCCTCTACACATATGCACTGTGACAGAGAACATAGAAACAAAATATGATGGCTGATAAAGATCAGTCTGCCCTTCCATAACAGCTGTCTACCCTTTTTTCTCTCTTATCTCATgactccctcattccagaacctcctttcttttgaAACAGGCCTTCCTCCTGCATTCATACCTTGGAAATTTTTAAAATGTCACTATTATATCTTCCTTTTTCTGATTTACAGTGATTACATTTTAATAGCCATATCCACATCACAGACATCACTAACGGGTACATATCACCCAATGAATGAAAAATGACCAGAAATCAGGTTGTATACTTTAcggatctttttttttaaacacactgTTCAGATATTCAGCCAGCTATATGAGACAAAGTAAAAGCAAAAAATGATGTGGTTTAGCATTAATCCtgaacatattttatttttgttacatttgtaccccgcgctttcccactcatagcaggctcaatgcggcttacatattgtatacaggtacttatttgtacctggggcaatggagagttaagtgacttgcccagagtcacaaggagctgcctgtgcctgaagtgggaatcgaactcagttcttctg is a window of Microcaecilia unicolor chromosome 2, aMicUni1.1, whole genome shotgun sequence DNA encoding:
- the LCORL gene encoding ligand-dependent nuclear receptor corepressor-like protein isoform X1 gives rise to the protein MKKMIRQFAIEYVSKLQEIRSGSSNESRANCNGIQMNQMQNPLQEEQDGPLDLTVSRAEEQNYQQGEGVLDLSTKKNNLRTGTPDANDSSNNLSSSSTICAKIMLQSDENSKLDERTAVLYKVLDSLCPYHRQQILNMLIFLTHELNICTSYVSLESQKSLHEDKGGLLCSSVEHRHTRRCRLQCLKPSPLLPVKKVHCLSCQTVSLCSVQPMVNKEVCKNPNLNMHHGKTSQNEIRMNDSGRPRSPSPPPLSPEWTDNIEHLKLMSDYGDFESNKFELNNQPPSLSPVACSNRGLKICKKGRSGNLIGFSLSTDQNNKSVNSKNFVKSESASVFQDLMDRINEKLKSIETLDIETNSGKFTSIENRKANSSKFGEFIKSLVQNAKANDYSFMELLSQHEKSVENKTIQTRFRKRQETLLAMHISPDSSFMRRQSLQIKRQLVCLDDPYVRKKLTCKGNRTKYINSDESTPQKSSNKTRGNMSESITMQDVNNQEKSVHRVACQTQLLELPQQSFKPHFDMVTCNRVVPNYLNLTTAGGETIGNKQDNTQNCLDSAKQGENESAFSVDYSEILGRTKHNVTPGWYSVCITNDFMFKKSATAKLSSGSLEESKIVEGNVERSGNIDVSKIARNTSLQVVVERLEDALRLPKKASLEHALMQRFKINSKLKNVLKSNIKQNTNKELCHGTNSLLKSHVPHSNVDKIEGVSSNLFDVTEPEYDCPINPSDWNSNNLVPISKERKRESETVGHSPFSYYSPIKLMFVSEINCKEGVRYTLSSISVASKGNSSDCFFEKSSESLINKTEKIENLKESSQDVCNDVCLDISNENISAEKEPNLNNILDTYSMNETEKYCIQNLEKTVDRLSNMDDSTPKRKPGRPKKIGPQVLKQTKRPIGRPPKAKINGNKSIHSRDESSNDKSAEFASSGLEEYSKNNLTITVVFGRSRRIQRHVSEDMWIAKPVNNVHVLNVCADLKNNGNKILDELNTVANHEFLKSSYEYVRPIKDKPVLHFSGSNIIHPSKKPGRKPGRPAKIKISGISVTVNSVSPQGRKVSMNSCLKPFTQESTLEKTISKHDFQQCSNLSTMQDNCSQDRLDFPSMGTKMDAAHLRYSVRKRESSLPFSHSLESVNMFACKPALLHKSYKLCLNKAKDQKDNTKQVTMSTPLKHILDARNAKKDCEERCNSIFEVSSDPIFPSDTSLRWWANTVSNDSLLEDLDSRFEKIANTWLQVDGHEPKCYLYGKGSNDEPDCKLEISNPLRTCLLEFKISPVKMLFQKKCDMNELCSWFMETTETKSLSMVRKANARNPLDVISSRSKAKAKHSDLNLSPFSKHLKKFALSSSQSSEKLQMLHGVVRPQCFNLKSTLVGIRTKFIRLKQEKLRLQHKLCNQLVERTSQHSNVNYKYGHVLKKVNDIVPRFQEHSTSETEQPMLSAETEIMGVFQLSALRTHASKLIEENEINSKWKLQKTQDQSKIFCQSTCNPETFKDCRVCLKKINHVGKKSSWNLNTALPAPESSEFGNNCQAYNERSCALRSHSARENVFKGGKEIRTDNGAESHHNETVNNRKHKSSTKWLDEQMKKNKSSMFIKSEHSSTSVSKVLNKKNGKKRPGVPLEIDMKVAKRPKRQTGSEQHMTSYYSKFQLAHRN
- the LCORL gene encoding ligand-dependent nuclear receptor corepressor-like protein isoform X3, encoding MQESNIIHPSKKPGRKPGRPAKIKISGISVTVNSVSPQGRKVSMNSCLKPFTQESTLEKTISKHDFQQCSNLSTMQDNCSQDRLDFPSMGTKMDAAHLRYSVRKRESSLPFSHSLESVNMFACKPALLHKSYKLCLNKAKDQKDNTKQVTMSTPLKHILDARNAKKDCEERCNSIFEVSSDPIFPSDTSLRWWANTVSNDSLLEDLDSRFEKIANTWLQVDGHEPKCYLYGKGSNDEPDCKLEISNPLRTCLLEFKISPVKMLFQKKCDMNELCSWFMETTETKSLSMVRKANARNPLDVISSRSKAKAKHSDLNLSPFSKHLKKFALSSSQSSEKLQMLHGVVRPQCFNLKSTLVGIRTKFIRLKQEKLRLQHKLCNQLVERTSQHSNVNYKYGHVLKKVNDIVPRFQEHSTSETEQPMLSAETEIMGVFQLSALRTHASKLIEENEINSKWKLQKTQDQSKIFCQSTCNPETFKDCRVCLKKINHVGKKSSWNLNTALPAPESSEFGNNCQAYNERSCALRSHSARENVFKGGKEIRTDNGAESHHNETVNNRKHKSSTKWLDEQMKKNKSSMFIKSEHSSTSVSKVLNKKNGKKRPGVPLEIDMKVAKRPKRQTGSEQHMTSYYSKFQLAHRN
- the LCORL gene encoding ligand-dependent nuclear receptor corepressor-like protein isoform X2, translating into MLQSDENSKLDERTAVLYKVLDSLCPYHRQQILNMLIFLTHELNICTSYVSLESQKSLHEDKGGLLCSSVEHRHTRRCRLQCLKPSPLLPVKKVHCLSCQTVSLCSVQPMVNKEVCKNPNLNMHHGKTSQNEIRMNDSGRPRSPSPPPLSPEWTDNIEHLKLMSDYGDFESNKFELNNQPPSLSPVACSNRGLKICKKGRSGNLIGFSLSTDQNNKSVNSKNFVKSESASVFQDLMDRINEKLKSIETLDIETNSGKFTSIENRKANSSKFGEFIKSLVQNAKANDYSFMELLSQHEKSVENKTIQTRFRKRQETLLAMHISPDSSFMRRQSLQIKRQLVCLDDPYVRKKLTCKGNRTKYINSDESTPQKSSNKTRGNMSESITMQDVNNQEKSVHRVACQTQLLELPQQSFKPHFDMVTCNRVVPNYLNLTTAGGETIGNKQDNTQNCLDSAKQGENESAFSVDYSEILGRTKHNVTPGWYSVCITNDFMFKKSATAKLSSGSLEESKIVEGNVERSGNIDVSKIARNTSLQVVVERLEDALRLPKKASLEHALMQRFKINSKLKNVLKSNIKQNTNKELCHGTNSLLKSHVPHSNVDKIEGVSSNLFDVTEPEYDCPINPSDWNSNNLVPISKERKRESETVGHSPFSYYSPIKLMFVSEINCKEGVRYTLSSISVASKGNSSDCFFEKSSESLINKTEKIENLKESSQDVCNDVCLDISNENISAEKEPNLNNILDTYSMNETEKYCIQNLEKTVDRLSNMDDSTPKRKPGRPKKIGPQVLKQTKRPIGRPPKAKINGNKSIHSRDESSNDKSAEFASSGLEEYSKNNLTITVVFGRSRRIQRHVSEDMWIAKPVNNVHVLNVCADLKNNGNKILDELNTVANHEFLKSSYEYVRPIKDKPVLHFSGSNIIHPSKKPGRKPGRPAKIKISGISVTVNSVSPQGRKVSMNSCLKPFTQESTLEKTISKHDFQQCSNLSTMQDNCSQDRLDFPSMGTKMDAAHLRYSVRKRESSLPFSHSLESVNMFACKPALLHKSYKLCLNKAKDQKDNTKQVTMSTPLKHILDARNAKKDCEERCNSIFEVSSDPIFPSDTSLRWWANTVSNDSLLEDLDSRFEKIANTWLQVDGHEPKCYLYGKGSNDEPDCKLEISNPLRTCLLEFKISPVKMLFQKKCDMNELCSWFMETTETKSLSMVRKANARNPLDVISSRSKAKAKHSDLNLSPFSKHLKKFALSSSQSSEKLQMLHGVVRPQCFNLKSTLVGIRTKFIRLKQEKLRLQHKLCNQLVERTSQHSNVNYKYGHVLKKVNDIVPRFQEHSTSETEQPMLSAETEIMGVFQLSALRTHASKLIEENEINSKWKLQKTQDQSKIFCQSTCNPETFKDCRVCLKKINHVGKKSSWNLNTALPAPESSEFGNNCQAYNERSCALRSHSARENVFKGGKEIRTDNGAESHHNETVNNRKHKSSTKWLDEQMKKNKSSMFIKSEHSSTSVSKVLNKKNGKKRPGVPLEIDMKVAKRPKRQTGSEQHMTSYYSKFQLAHRN